The Pyrodictium delaneyi genome contains a region encoding:
- the cas2 gene encoding CRISPR-associated endonuclease Cas2 — MIILVAYDISDTGRRDRAAKLLQSMGLSRLQRSLYAGRGGAAKARDIARALERILDPETDVADILVLPDHVWSRRIEVGNGRARVPGRAHPPGVHLA, encoded by the coding sequence GTGATCATACTAGTAGCCTACGATATAAGCGACACGGGCCGCCGCGACCGGGCAGCCAAGCTGCTACAGAGCATGGGGCTGTCGCGTCTCCAGCGGAGCCTCTACGCGGGCCGAGGCGGCGCAGCCAAGGCCAGGGACATAGCCCGGGCTCTCGAGCGCATCCTGGACCCCGAGACCGACGTAGCAGATATCCTCGTCCTCCCAGACCACGTGTGGAGCCGCCGCATAGAGGTCGGCAATGGCAGAGCAAGGGTGCCAGGGCGTGCACATCCACCCGGAGTACACCTCGCCTAG
- the cas4a gene encoding type I-A CRISPR-associated protein Cas4/Csa1 — protein MLSPSSVGRLLRRLHALRSRDPVPEELRGWSWWSPPLRPRAHLGLGVSEAAIRWCPSRRDLYLRRVRGLEPPPSNGMLRGRVVHEAFRRSAVDVARLHVLGREPPGIVAELVADAEEAARGIAEEAGAPGLEDLAARAYTRFVFLWSGWVEETGQPPWYTEYAIDGSLLGLSPRLRVNALGVGIVVEVKLGGWRDDYPAALAGYALALEASHEIPVDYGLVLLVSGDASRVEAHPVYLGADERIAFIEARDEAIEMFLSGQDPGTPSECSRGCPFARLCSPTAPARGGSEAAGEAVA, from the coding sequence ATGCTCTCGCCCAGCAGTGTCGGGAGGCTGCTCCGGCGGCTCCACGCGCTGAGGAGCCGCGACCCTGTCCCCGAGGAGCTGAGGGGCTGGAGCTGGTGGAGCCCGCCGCTGCGGCCCCGGGCCCACTTAGGCCTAGGCGTGAGCGAGGCGGCGATACGCTGGTGCCCTAGCCGCCGCGACCTCTACCTCCGCCGGGTCCGCGGCCTAGAGCCGCCGCCTAGCAACGGCATGCTCCGCGGGAGAGTCGTGCACGAGGCATTCCGCCGCAGCGCCGTGGACGTGGCTAGGCTCCACGTGCTAGGCCGAGAGCCCCCAGGCATCGTGGCGGAGCTCGTCGCGGATGCCGAGGAGGCTGCGAGGGGCATAGCTGAGGAAGCAGGCGCCCCGGGGCTCGAGGACCTAGCAGCCAGGGCCTACACCCGCTTCGTGTTCCTCTGGAGCGGCTGGGTCGAGGAGACAGGGCAGCCCCCATGGTACACCGAGTACGCTATCGACGGCTCGCTACTGGGGCTCTCCCCGAGGCTCCGGGTCAACGCGCTCGGGGTAGGCATAGTGGTCGAGGTCAAGCTCGGGGGCTGGAGAGACGACTACCCCGCCGCGCTGGCGGGCTACGCGCTCGCCCTAGAGGCTAGCCACGAGATCCCCGTAGACTATGGCCTCGTGCTCCTCGTCTCCGGCGACGCCTCCAGGGTCGAGGCACACCCCGTCTACCTCGGCGCCGACGAGAGGATAGCCTTCATCGAGGCCAGGGACGAGGCGATAGAGATGTTCCTCAGCGGCCAGGACCCTGGCACGCCCTCTGAGTGCAGCCGGGGCTGCCCCTTCGCCCGCCTCTGTAGCCCCACAGCGCCGGCGCGAGGCGGCAGCGAGGCAGCAGGGGAGGCGGTGGCTTGA
- the cas4 gene encoding CRISPR-associated protein Cas4 → MHIHPEYTSPRLVTATLVKLHEWCPLLAWLAANTLPRIAPTPSMREGRRSHTREELRRVAEELGLRRPAVQVALASTQYGATGTIDIIDKETGTIIEVKATARRKPHRSHLAQLAVYTLLAAENNLKPRRAAIATPEPRIIAELPADTYTLQWARNLIQRTRRTIESPIPPLVTQPREKCRYCTHRHTCPYPNLD, encoded by the coding sequence GTGCACATCCACCCGGAGTACACCTCGCCTAGACTAGTCACCGCCACTCTCGTAAAGCTCCACGAGTGGTGCCCACTCCTCGCATGGCTAGCCGCTAACACCCTCCCCCGCATAGCCCCGACACCCTCCATGAGGGAGGGGAGGCGCAGCCACACCAGGGAGGAGCTAAGACGCGTAGCAGAGGAACTAGGCCTAAGACGGCCAGCAGTACAGGTAGCCCTAGCAAGCACACAATACGGCGCCACCGGCACCATAGACATAATCGACAAGGAGACAGGGACGATAATAGAGGTCAAAGCAACGGCCAGGAGGAAGCCACACCGCAGCCACCTAGCCCAGCTAGCAGTCTACACCCTCCTAGCAGCCGAGAACAACCTCAAACCAAGACGAGCAGCAATAGCGACACCAGAGCCCAGGATAATAGCAGAGCTCCCCGCCGACACCTACACCCTACAATGGGCCAGAAACCTCATACAGAGAACCAGGAGGACAATAGAAAGCCCAATCCCACCCCTAGTAACACAGCCCAGAGAGAAATGCCGCTACTGCACACACCGCCACACCTGCCCATACCCAAACCTAGACTAA
- the cas1 gene encoding CRISPR-associated endonuclease Cas1 translates to MTRVLVVAAHGARIRVHRRSLVVESNGERMVAPLHEVDRVVVATSGVSVTSSAIRLLARSGVGIVFLDAHGEPIVSLEPPWINAAAETRLAQYRASVERPLNLARAMVAAKLENQAGFLRSLARRTSAAWLREEAAAVEERMLRVYSAGSAEEIRGLEAQAARRYWGSLARLLPQSLGFQGRDHGSRDPVNTVLNYLYGVLYAEVFQALVVHGLDPYVGFLHALRPGSPALVYDYAEMFRVSAVDSLVYTMLASRDAPGIRVDPETGLLARETRAELVKRMYEWLRRRAVDSRGQAEPLERHIRLYARRLAQSLRAGTDYQGFVEAWRP, encoded by the coding sequence TTGACCCGCGTCCTCGTAGTGGCGGCGCACGGCGCCAGGATACGGGTCCACCGCCGCAGCCTCGTGGTGGAGAGCAACGGGGAGCGGATGGTAGCGCCCCTCCACGAGGTAGACCGCGTAGTCGTGGCCACGAGCGGGGTCTCGGTGACGAGCAGCGCTATCCGGCTACTAGCCAGGAGCGGGGTGGGCATAGTCTTCCTCGACGCCCACGGGGAACCCATAGTCTCGCTGGAGCCTCCCTGGATAAACGCGGCAGCAGAGACACGGCTCGCCCAGTACCGGGCTAGCGTGGAGCGGCCCCTCAACCTCGCCAGGGCCATGGTCGCGGCTAAGCTGGAGAACCAAGCTGGGTTCCTCCGCAGCCTAGCCCGGCGGACCAGCGCAGCCTGGCTACGCGAGGAGGCGGCCGCGGTCGAGGAGCGGATGCTCCGCGTCTACTCGGCGGGCTCGGCCGAGGAGATACGGGGCCTCGAGGCCCAGGCCGCCCGCCGCTACTGGGGCTCCCTAGCCAGGCTTCTCCCCCAGAGCCTGGGCTTCCAGGGCCGCGACCACGGGAGCCGGGACCCGGTGAACACTGTCCTCAACTACCTCTACGGCGTGCTCTACGCCGAGGTCTTCCAGGCCCTCGTGGTCCACGGGCTAGACCCCTACGTCGGGTTCCTCCACGCCCTGCGGCCTGGGAGCCCCGCACTGGTATATGACTACGCCGAGATGTTCCGCGTCAGCGCCGTCGACAGCCTAGTCTACACGATGCTCGCGAGCCGGGACGCCCCGGGCATCAGGGTAGACCCTGAGACCGGGCTGCTAGCCCGCGAGACCCGGGCAGAGCTAGTGAAGCGCATGTACGAGTGGCTGCGCCGCCGCGCCGTGGATTCGAGGGGCCAAGCCGAGCCCCTGGAGAGGCACATCAGGCTCTATGCCCGCCGGCTAGCCCAGAGCCTCCGCGCCGGTACAGACTACCAGGGCTTCGTAGAGGCCTGGAGGCCGTGA